From Eschrichtius robustus isolate mEscRob2 chromosome 7, mEscRob2.pri, whole genome shotgun sequence, a single genomic window includes:
- the ELOVL3 gene encoding LOW QUALITY PROTEIN: very long chain fatty acid elongase 3 (The sequence of the model RefSeq protein was modified relative to this genomic sequence to represent the inferred CDS: substituted 1 base at 1 genomic stop codon), translating to MVTAMNVSDEVEQMFQPYNFELFQDIRPVLEEYWATSFTIALIYLLLIFVGQNYMKARKGFNLQGPLILWSFCLAIFSILGAVRTWDYMGTVLLRGSLKKTVCFFIFTDNPIVKFXSCFFVLSKIIELGDMAFIILCKRPLIFVHWYHHSTVLFYTSFGYKNKVAAGGWFMTMNYGVHAIMYTYYTLKAAKVKPPRWFPMLITSLQILQMFMGATVGILTYIWRQEQGCHTTKEHLFWSFILYTTYFLLFVQFFHQNYVITKVKAKTKSQ from the exons ATGGTCACAGCCATGAATGTCTCAGATGAAGTAGAGCAGATGTTCCAGCCCTACAACTTCGAGCTGTTCCAGGACATAAGGCCCGTTTTGGAGGAGTACTG GGCAACCTCATTCACCATAGCTCTGATCTACCTGCTGCTCATCTTCGTGGGACAGAACTACATGAAGGCACGGAAGGGCTTCAACCTGCAGGGACCTCTCATCCTTTGGTCCTTCTGCCTTGCAATCTTCAG TATCCTTGGGGCAGTGAGGACATGGGACTATATGGGGACCGTGCTACTTAGGGGGAGCCTAAAGAAAACTGTATGCTTCTTCATCTTCACTGATAATCCCATAGTCAAATTCTGATCCTGCTTCTTTGTCCTCAGCAAGATCATTGAACTTG GAGACATGGCCTTCATCATCCTGTGTAAGCGGCCGCTCATCTTTGTGCACTGGTACCACCACAGCACAGTGCTATTCTACACGAGCTTTGGATACAAGAACAAGGTGGCTGCAGGCGGCTGGTTCATGACCATGAACTACGGTGTACATGCCATCATGTACACCTACTATACTCTGAAGGCTGCCAAAGTAAAGCCCCCCAGGTGGTTTCCCATGCTCATCACCAGCCTGCAGATCCTGCAGATGTTTATGGGAGCCACTGTCGGTATCCTGACTTACATCTGGAGACAGGAACAGGGATGCCATACCACAAAGGAACACCTCTTCTGGTCCTTCATCTTGTATACAACCTATTTCCTCCTCTTTGTCCAGTTCTTCCACCAAAACTATGTAATTACCAAGGTCAAGGCCAAGACCAAGAGCCAGTGA